The Lolium rigidum isolate FL_2022 chromosome 1, APGP_CSIRO_Lrig_0.1, whole genome shotgun sequence region aatatttccttactaggatttccgaaaccaaaaacaagcagtaaaacaaagaatcggctcttcggcatctcgtcaataggttagtgccggaaaatgcataataatgacatataatgtgtataaaacatgtgagtatcatcataaaaatagcatggaacataagaaattatagatacgtttgagacgtatcaagtattcactcttcaaggctttgtgtgccctgtctagatcatctagatctctcacaagtttctcatgatcaacaccaaatttggccttttcctttgaaagcactttactcttagctctagcaagatctctagctttagtgagcttgttaattttatcttgaggatctccaagattttctaacctctctttaagagaagctatggtttcttggctttcctcaagggcatttctaagagcatgtagttcaagatcatcttctctctctatttggcattttttctcaagagtaccatttagttgagccatacgaaccatgagatttgaaacatgctttttagtattaccttgtaggttaagaatgaaatcatcaaactctagcatttcttgtttcacttttagactagcaagatcaacccccagatcacttgaaatgataggcatagaggggttaggagatgatacctcggaggatttagccatgaggcaactttcttcctccacatgaatgacctcattggggaattcacttggtgatgaagagttagtggagagggaggcaagagcgaccaatccattagaggttgcatcttcttcatcatcaacatcatcatctccggaggtatactcttcttgagttgatagcacaatagatgtgtccaaggatgaccttgccatgaagcaatgtgcattcttgatatgaggacttTCATTGGGGGATtcgaagagggatgaagagggaatgttggtggtgacaatggcggccacctcctttgagctttcttcatcttcatcatcactagagctttcaacctcattggaagaatattcttccctagtcactagcacaatttttgagggcctcttgcccttcttggtcttgttgttgtagaatttcttcttgggggcttttgaatattttccctttgagtctttgcttttgtccttgggaatgagccttccaccatgagtttccctattctcataggggcactcggcaatgaagtggcgcttgtcatcacaattgtagcaagatcttgtcgttgggcccgaacttgtgaacccccttgagttgtttctcttgatgttgtcttccttggccttggatgggtcaacccaaaaagagttagcatggaatgccatgtggtcatggtagtggtgttccaagtctttcggataggacatactccaagatgccctatacgattcttgaggaatcacttcttcaacgaagttgaccgccaaggcaaggttggacccttttgtcatcccaagagctgattgcgagaatcatgagagttttgctcaagcaccttgagagcttgcatctcgtgcatgacttgttgagaggtgagagaggaatagcattccctcccgacaagagtcttgacatcaatgggtacaaacggcatcatgcattcaatgtacttctccttgatccaagagtcattgatgtgggtggcaccaataagcctgaaggcatcggcaacggtgagaagtcttccatacatgacttcatgatcttcattcggtagcctcatgaaaccttcggctttattcttaagagcattatacttgttcctcctcgtgctctcacttccaatgcaactagcggccaaaccatcccaagcttccttggcggtggtgtagctccgagcacgatgcaattcctttgtccccacactagtttgaatcatgtgcaaggcggtgttgttgagttgactatcaatcgcttctcttctagtcaacttgtccggattgtatggcttgaagccttccatgatgattctccaaagttcattggaggcactgcaaacatgagagcgaaactcaaattgccaagtatcgaaattctcaatggaaaacttaggtgggtcgccccgaatgttcatatggggatggggaaccggtatatcgggagatagaaaaggtggagctactcgattgtagctctcacctccactagttgccctaggagatgcaatgtgatttttgatagtgtttaagttatcaccttccacgggtttggtagaggagggtaattccgaagcatctccctcttctaacgcacccgtgtcctttacctctacaatgggagccttgggagggaccagagccaaaagctcggcaatcatattTTTcaggctttccatttgggcttccatcttggcggccccttccgaagactcctcgttcggcatactcttaggcggttaagcccgaaataagagccgaggctctgataccaattgaaaggatcgtatgccgcacctagagggggggtgaataggtgctaaccaatttttagttctttttcaatttaggcttgacacaaagttaaattctctagatatgcaactaagtgaatatacctatatgacaagataagcaactaagcaagataaagctacgcaatataagagatagaataggatagaggtaaccgagagtggagcacgcgatgacacggagatgattcccgtagttcccttcctttgcaagaaggtacgtctacgtttggaggagtgtggttgctacgaaagccaaaccaacagccacgaaggcttcactcggatctcccgtgagcaacgccacgaaggcctagcccacttccactaagggatttcctcgaggcggaaaccgggcctttacaaggttcttggggcacacatccacaactgaattggaggctcccaaatctgtaacaatacaacaatcaacaacaacacatcaacacaaatcaactagggaaccaaataggaacactagcatgagatccctcaaacaaatgaggggaaatgaaaaatgcttcggtgaggatgtagatcggtggcttctccttcgaatctccaaagatcaagagctttggttggggaaggaaggagatcttgcaaatcttgtgtttcttgaggtggctctaatggaggtgaagcttggcagatttcttgtgcaatgatttagcaaaggggtaaggaagaagaagaggggtataaatacccctccccaaaatccacccGTTGAGCCTTTTgggggcccggataatccggcctaagaaagggccggataatccgcccccccggataatccggcctcaggtacaaaaccgggacaatgtccggccaaatatccggccactatccagacttgcttttcttcaggtccttagccattttcgagggggccggatatttctgaaatgtccggcccggataatccggccctgggacaaaaccgggacaatatccgggcaaatgtccggcccctatccataATGTACTGAGCTGcaattcctcaagtccttagccgaaaaactgggggccggatattttggaaatatccggcccggattatctggcctgatgaactttttgctgtttctttttgacAACACTGACCACATCCAGCACACaaacaaatgtatctatataattccTGTATCACTTAAACaagcattagtgtatcacatacattgacatcaaacactcaaaacataatatgagagatgttctttcagaggGGGTGACCCTGACGGCCGTGGATCTGACGTCTTAGGCGGCGTGGTCGTGCCTGGTGGATCCTCTACGCCTCTCCTTCTCGGCGGCTCATGCTGGTGGCCTTCTTCGGTTTTGGGGGAGGCGATGGACGTTTCATTGCCGGGTCTGTGGTCGGTGGtggcctcctcttccgccgatgAGATCGATCGGCGGGCCGCGGCGAGGAGGGATACTgttctgcctaataaaggtggttgtcctaggATTTCTCTTGCGCCAAGTGAAGATCGATCGGAAGCTTCTTCCCACTGGGCTGGCTGGATTTATCATGTCACGGAAGGTCCTGctggcgaaattcattgtgcgatcaatgcctgaagattgttggattgggtgttttcggtcgtgcgcacccatgttttttatttgAGGGTCGAGTTTCAGAGGGAGGGCTttgaagctctgctggctgttaatatcatggagtttgttttctttccatggtgctggcggagaagttTATGAAAGCCGAGATCGctggaagagcaatggtggtcgaatcttggtggtgaggtggaacTGGCTTGGAGCTTCGTTACTTCAAACAGCGActtgtatgtgggggcgactgcacaggagaatttcagagttctatctttcagggtgaaaatccaaggtctggccttaattgattgtgcgtggcaatgttcttgttgaatacattgttttgagagggaggacTTTTTCAGGGTGAAAAACTAAGATCTATGATCAGGCGATGATAGCGTTTGTGtaatgtttccttcttggaggcgccgcttATGGAGAAGATGATCttgtggtgttgtcttggtggtgtcagtgttgttgtttcaagttTTCGATCTCTATAGCAGGACTTTTTTTCGTatttctttttttggttgtgtgcatcccttATGTCATTAGGGATTAGGGCATGatcttgttgcagaggctaggtgtaactggtatctccgcgatattaatatatgctctttattggAAAAAAAATCTATACGAGAGTTTCAGTCCAAGGCCTCTTTCAAGTGTGCAAGCTTCGAAGGCCGTCTCCTCCCTATCTAGGTGGTCTCTTGCGGAGCATCGAGGTGGGATTGAGACATAACTCACTCAATAAGCTCGCGTGTTGGCTGGTTTGGCTGCTCTGGCCTCAGATCTAGAGGTACTCCGGGTCCTTGAGCTCATCACTGGTGGAGTTCTCGGTGGAGCCGTTGCTCCTCCCCTCTGCCAATCCTTCTGTTCGAAGGGCGACCTTGGGGAGTTCGTCTCCTGTTATTCTGGAGTTCATTAGCACCGGATCCTCAATGACTGATGCCATCTCGCCGATGCTTCtcatggccgaagggcggccctCCTTCTCCTTCCCGGCCAGTGTGCCAAAGGGGAGGGTCTTCTGCAGCTCTGTCGTGGGGATCGACGCCTGCCTGTCTCCAAGTGGTGATGTCCCCTGCGACAACGCGGGTGGCCATGGAGTAGAGGTAGTCTACATCGCTGGTGGAGGAGGACTCAATGGCGTTTTGCGCTACTTTTTTAGGGCCCCTTTTGTTAAAGATGAGGTCTACAatgtattttattttctttcggaAGTCATCTACATAATCTGTAAGCCTACCGCTCCTGGGTAAATGCATCTACTGGACCATTCGTGGTCCTTTTTTGTTTAAAAAAAGTGTGCAAACCGAATATCAAGCGAAGGAACCACGTAATGCAAGTTTTTTTTAAGAACACCACATGATGCAAGTGGCTGACCAATACCTGCAGACTAGACCGCGAGCTGCGACCAAGCACATCACACGCAGCCGAAGGCCTATCGTGGACTAGCGGCCCAAGCATGCCCGCCACGGTGCAATGTTAAGGCAGCGCATCTCCTTCGTAGGTTTGTAATAAATAGCAGTTTTTGTTAGGgttactcggattttgattagattaaaaggttAGTCATTGCTCCAACGTTCATGTATACATAATGTTTTGGAGGCCAACGTCCAGATCAAGACCTACTACTCGGAATCCCATCTTTTCAATAAAGCTCTTATCTATATGCGCAATATCTTGATTGTAATTTTAGTTCTTATGTGTTCTTAATTTCAGGTAGAAATTAATATCCTTGTTGGTTAGGTTGATCGTGCACTTGTAAGATCAGTAACTTTCAGAAATTATTCGAACGATTGCATTAATGCACGAGCTTTACACATGTAGTTAAATCGTCAAGCATGAATTCTACCAACAAAATCGACTTATTTTCGATCGGACACCTTTGGCCTATGAGGACTGCTACCGGGCACCTGATCTAGTCAGCAAATATCGATAGAATATAATGCAGCATCCTGCCTCTTGGTGTCGTGAGGCACGACTTGCACTAGAACAACGGCCGATACGTGTCAATACAAACTACAACAGCGGGCTCGCTCAGTGGAACCATCTCTATTTTTTGtttctatttagtgtctagatatacCTGAATTTAACAAATCTCAAACATGTTTtagggaatggagggagtatgttacTTTAGCTATTACCATAGTCTGTATCTGGTTCTTCTCATTTTCTATGTTTCCCGATTTCACTTTAGAATAGAGGATAGTCCTTAGTTGGTTGCTAGCTTGTACGGACTAAAGTTCAGCCATAGCAGACCGTCACGCTCGTGATCCATGTCCATGCTGAATGTGAGATGATAAAATCGTAATTTTCTACTTGGTTTTTTAGCATTACCAAAATGTTGCCGCTAGTAAGAACAATTTTTAGTTTCATGTATTGCCATTGTGAACTTTCATGTCTTGTATTGTCGTGCTTGAAAAAAATTGAACTCTGCATACCTAGTTGaatcctagctccgccactgcatGTGTGGTTGTTTTCTGATGTATGCAAGCATGGTGGATTCAACAAAAATATGTTTATTAATGCATCACATATTACATAGAACAAGCTTGGTCCACATCAGCTGCATGTCAATGCAAATTCGTACATAAGAAAACACGCTTCGGTATACATCAGCTGCATGAAAGCCTCCTTTGATATTCATATCAGCATGTATGTAAGATATTTTCGGGAAAGTATATTTAAACTAGGAGAATGATGCTATATCCATGAAGTTACATAACTCGATTGTCCCTACCAAGTGATTGTCAGCTGCACCGAACTTGGACAAGGGTGAGAGCTCCTTTATGAAAGATGGAAGCGATCCCCTGACAAATCATTCATCTCCTGTCACGACCTTGTTGCTTCCAGATATGATATGGTTGGTTCCAGATACAGTATTGTTACTCCCAGATACAGTATTGTGGCTCCCGGATACAGTATGGAAGCTCCCAGATACATTATTATCATTGCCGGATACGTCATTGTTGTTATCAGTTATGATATGTTTGGTCCCACATACAATATGGTTGCTGCCAGTTACGATATTGTCACTGCCAGATGCAATGGTGTTGTTGCTCCCAGACACAGTGTTGTTGTTCCCACATATGACAGTGTTGTCGTTCCCGGAAACAGCATTGTCGTTCCCAGATCTAACAGTGTTGTTGGTCCCCTGTATTGTATTTGTTTGTTCGTCGAGGGTTCTTCGGTTCCCCTTCACATGCAATGGCATGTTAGCGAAAGCCATACCTAGTGAACGACCAGCGGTGGCGAGGCCCTTGAGTCTTATCTGCAAACTATTGGGTACCTTACCAACCAATGAATTATCCGAGAGAACCAAGTAGCAATGGTGGTCAAGCTCACCAATCCACGACGGGATGGTGCCAACCAATCTTTCGTTGGCAAGGTTGAGCGACTTGAGCTTACCGCAATCCTCGAGGCTAATCGGAAGCCGCAACGCCGTGACGCGGCCGCTTGTACCATCGCAGCCCACACCTTCCCAGTCGCAGCATGAGGAGCCAGACCATGTTCCACGGAGAAGGACACCCCCGCCATTGAGGTTCCCGACAAAGCCCCGCAGCGCGCGGAGGTCATCCGGGTGGCACGACGTCGCGCTCATGGCCAGCAAGAGGAACACCAAGAAGAGCAGCAGCAGCCAACATTTCGCCATGGATTAAGTTCTGGTGTTCTAGATACGTGTATGCAAGAAACCTTTTTTGGAATGCAAGTGAGTGTTGTTGACAAAAACTGCTTGGGTTTTCATCCTATCTTATAGTGTACGTGTATTTGTAAGCATGCGGTGCAAGTGGTTCAGTACTAGTCCGTGACCACAAGGCCCACAACTGCCTCCCAATTCAAACATCGGTTTTGTTGTTGTATGTCGACTAACATTCGTGGGTGGCATGGACTGAAGCTGCTggcaactcctcctcctccgctcaaACTTCTTCTAGCACCCACAACAAAAAAGATATTCTAGTAGTACAGTATTGCTTGTCGTCAGCTACCACATGCCGTCAGCTACAACAAGAAAGAGGGGGCATTCTCTTAGCGCATCTCCAACCGCACGACGCAAACGTTCGCTGAGCGAAAAAATACGTCGGGCCAtgctccagcggagcgacgcaaaaTGATCAGGCTATCCGCGGTGACGCAAACcatgcccaaatatgcgccatggATGTGTCTCTGCAGACGCTGCGCGGGCGGGTAAGTGTTCGCTCGCGTCTGGTGGATGTTTCGTCGGGCTCGCCTAGCAGCGacactgcgtcgatgcgtcttctcatgcgcgccagcgactggcgccgccACGTCGCTTtgacagtctgcgccacgttaatggcgatgcctcgcctgccgagcggTCGCCGCCCACCTCCGACAACGCAGTaagggcgacgccacgcgtcccgcggtcgtcgcctgcctccggcctatataaagagagcgcacgcgctcttcttcctcatccactcctccacacaaaccctagccaccacaagctccaccgtagcgccgcctagctcttcctgcgacgcagccaggctcgcgaggaagtccatggcgggtcctggtggccggcgaggcggtcgaggccgcggaccTGGGCGCCCCCAGGGCCGggccaggggccgccgtggtggagcagctacagccccacggtcgccgtcgcctgcgccctcctcgtgttCGCAGGAGGAgcactgcttcgagttcctcctctgcatcgacgacgacccactcggcatcaagcggctctcagacaagttcaccgagttcgtcgatggcgtcaagccggcccagttgcagctacgggaggccagctgcaacttctgtcgGTGGTCTGTCGAAGTCTTGTTACGggaagggcaagatgtacctgcacacgaggtgggacaagttcgcccacgACCTCGTGCTCGAGCccagctgccagctcaccttcctctacgagggggatggcgagatgatcgtcaaggtgctcGACggcacagcctgccgcaggcactaccacaccggtgaGTCCTGCTCGGATACCGACAGCTAAAActattagagtgttctttctttgcagcgaatatggctacgaGCCAATTGAAGCCAGTAGTggcggtttctggatgttcttcctcgaaaggaccaacagtgctatcatcaccagctggattttccagtttgggtgactggaagtgcctgggagtgttctttcttggcagcgaacatacggaaccaacactactggctttcctcattttccaatgttttaatttgtgtcaaccatggttcgaactatgtattagtttgtgtaaaccatgttccaaattatgtattagtttgtgtaaaatcatgtttccaatatgtaatgtttggaactatgCTCCCAAATGGAGAAGAGAAAAGAAACAAATAGAAATTAATGGGTtgtcccgctggagccacccctagacgcaaacggacgcgcggaccaaAACAGTCATTTTCGCGttcgcggggcgacgcaaacggacgctcgcggacaatTAAATGTGTcgcccccgttggagatgcccttatgcaaGAACCCATGCCTAGGAAGTGTACTaaagcgcgtttggtagcctgcgtcATATTCATGGTCTAATTGGGCAGTGCTGAGTAAAAACAGGCATTGGGCCATGTTGCGCATCCTCCTGAGACATGTTACACCTAGTTTGGTTGGTTGCATACTCGGTGCCTCAGACAAGTTGCACCTAGTTTGGTTGTCTGCAGCCGCGCGTCTATGGTTACCTCCTGCTCACACATGTGAGGTTACCAACCGAAACAATAACAAAAGACCAATTGCATGCAACAAAAATACTAGATAGCAAATCATGACACCTTACGATTATACTAGGACTAGGATAGCAGTTCTAGACACGTTAAGAGACATGTTCAGGACAATTTCTGCATACTACGTTACCAGTGCTACATAAAATCGATATGAGAAGCAACAAACATAGCTCAGTCGTGGAAGATGATCTGCACCATTGCTTCATGGTGATTAGGGCACCTCTTCACGACCTCAGCACCACTGTAGTCGAAGCTCACCACCTTGTAGACCCCAGGTGAGAACTTCTTGAATGTGAGGCGGAACCCTATCTTGAGGTCATAAGCTATGGCGAAGGCAGGCCACCCATGATCTAGGCAGACTCTTCCATTGACATTTGAGATGTTGATGTCACAGCTAAATCCAGTGGAGGTTTTCAGGGTGATTTTCTTATGGACTGCCACAAAATAGGGCATGAATGCGTTGGTTTGGGATAGGAAGCATTCCCAACCCAGGTGCAATCAACACCTTGCAGAAGTTGGTTGGGGCCACTGCCTTAGACCGGTTCCCAAAACCGGCCGCTCTTTCGGTTTCCCTCCTCCATTTTGAGCTCTGTAGTTGTTAACCAACCGTCAAATCCTACAAACCTAAAAGCATGCAAGGTTAGCAATGCAAACAAGGGTAGAAAATAACTCAAATCTACAACTTTTTGGACATAATACTACTAAAACCTATCTCATGAGTGTTACTGCATGTGGAAAAACTATTACAATTATTGGCACTTCCAGAAAAAGAAATGTTGGCGCAAATATGCTTTTTGCAGCCTCCGAAACTTGCTGCATGTGGCAATGGACACACATCTTCAGGGATGGAGCAAGCGAAACAAGTTACAAGCACATAAAATCTTGTTTTCTATGTGCCACTAGTTTCGATCACTCCACCCTAAAATAGAAAGTTTGTAGAACTATTATTCGCTGAGAACATATAGAAGCAGATGTGGCCTCATATGTGTGATAAAAAACATGAGTGAATGAGATAATCGAATATTCAACATATAGCAAGAACAAATAATATTTATGTGCTACCTAATTGTTAAATGTCTTATTACCTCACCCGTATATATATGCTGCTATGTGGTGCTATAATCATCGGCCAAGAAACAACAAAGGGAAAATAGATACTATGCAAGGCAGCACAATGCAATCGATGTTGGCCTCATATGTGATGTAGGACCAAGATTCTTCAGAGATGGAGTTAGTGAACCGAGTAAGTGCTAGCAGTTTTTGTTACCACAAATCACAAGGTTCA contains the following coding sequences:
- the LOC124682536 gene encoding phytosulfokine receptor 1-like; its protein translation is MAKCWLLLLFLVFLLLAMSATSCHPDDLRALRGFVGNLNGGGVLLRGTWSGSSCCDWEGVGCDGTSGRVTALRLPISLEDCGKLKSLNLANERLVGTIPSWIGELDHHCYLVLSDNSLVGKVPNSLQIRLKGLATAGRSLGMAFANMPLHVKGNRRTLDEQTNTIQGTNNTVRSGNDNAVSGNDNTVICGNNNTVSGSNNTIASGSDNIVTGSNHIVCGTKHIITDNNNDVSGNDNNVSGSFHTVSGSHNTVSGSNNTVSGTNHIISGSNKVVTGDE